In Halopelagius longus, the following proteins share a genomic window:
- a CDS encoding TIGR00341 family protein: MRLLQVLVETEHLDDVLDALREEDIDPVVFSVEDGGDFVRDVGSDGDAGETGPGQKMVQFPVPTEAVDRVRDAMTDIGIEEEYLVIVNAETASTPHYSTLVDRYMDGTEEEERISNEEIRTKVRNLNPRPVTYYSMTVLSAFVATAGLLLDSPALVVGSMVIAPQIGAALTASVGTALDERSLFVEGIKSTFAGLAVAVVAAAALGWGLKTAQFVAPSLSVTTVQQIASRTSPGLLTLIVALCAGSAGGFGLATELPVSIVGVAVAAAILPAAAAVGIGVAWGIPTVALGAFVLLAVNVTGIVLAGAATLWYLGYRPQQWSEAASAAAKVRTVLGRPTTYVVLGLFVTTAIGPGVLLAQQIAFENQATTAVQDVIEGPGYEKLELTAVQIEFSDLGVSEDRREVTVTVRRPVDRSYPSLSGVLRQAIATETGERVTVTVEFVEQQRDSP; the protein is encoded by the coding sequence ATGCGACTGCTGCAGGTGTTGGTCGAAACGGAACACCTCGACGACGTGTTGGACGCACTCCGCGAGGAGGACATCGACCCGGTGGTGTTCTCCGTAGAGGACGGGGGCGACTTCGTCCGAGACGTCGGGAGCGACGGTGACGCCGGAGAGACCGGCCCCGGTCAGAAGATGGTCCAGTTCCCGGTGCCGACGGAGGCGGTAGACCGCGTCCGCGACGCGATGACGGACATCGGAATCGAGGAGGAGTACCTCGTCATCGTCAACGCGGAGACGGCCTCGACGCCGCACTACTCGACGCTCGTCGACCGGTACATGGACGGCACCGAGGAGGAAGAACGCATCTCGAACGAGGAGATTCGGACGAAGGTGCGCAACCTCAACCCGCGGCCGGTGACGTACTACAGCATGACCGTCCTGAGCGCGTTCGTCGCCACGGCGGGGTTGCTGTTGGACTCGCCCGCACTCGTCGTCGGGTCGATGGTCATCGCCCCGCAGATCGGGGCCGCACTCACCGCGAGTGTCGGCACGGCCCTCGACGAACGGTCGCTGTTCGTGGAGGGCATCAAGTCCACGTTCGCCGGCCTCGCCGTCGCCGTCGTCGCCGCCGCCGCCCTCGGGTGGGGACTGAAGACGGCGCAGTTCGTCGCACCCTCTCTCAGCGTGACGACCGTCCAGCAGATAGCGAGTCGAACGTCTCCGGGCCTGTTGACGCTCATCGTCGCCCTCTGTGCGGGGTCGGCCGGCGGGTTCGGTCTCGCGACCGAACTCCCCGTCTCCATCGTCGGCGTCGCCGTCGCCGCCGCCATCCTCCCCGCCGCCGCGGCGGTCGGCATCGGCGTCGCGTGGGGGATTCCGACGGTGGCGCTCGGCGCGTTCGTCCTCCTCGCGGTCAACGTCACCGGCATCGTGCTGGCGGGGGCGGCGACGCTCTGGTACCTCGGGTACCGACCCCAGCAGTGGTCGGAAGCCGCGAGTGCGGCGGCGAAGGTCCGCACCGTGCTGGGGCGCCCGACGACGTACGTCGTCCTCGGCCTGTTCGTGACGACGGCCATCGGTCCGGGGGTGCTCCTCGCCCAGCAGATAGCCTTCGAGAATCAGGCGACGACCGCAGTACAGGACGTAATCGAGGGGCCGGGCTACGAGAAACTCGAACTGACCGCCGTCCAAATCGAGTTCTCGGACCTCGGCGTCTCCGAGGACAGAAGGGAGGTGACCGTCACCGTCAGGAGACCGGTGGACCGGTCGTACCCGTCGTTGTCGGGGGTGTTGCGTCAGGCCATCGCCACCGAGACGGGCGAGCGAGTGACCGTCACCGTCGAGTTCGTCGAACAGCAGCGCGATTCGCCGTAG
- the rocF gene encoding arginase: protein MTRPTRIIGAPIDYGANRRGVDMGPSAIRYGGLAAQLEDAGAAVADDGDVAAPRAEERDPEAEKPSEGRAKFLRETKAVCTALSDRVAETLADDELPLVLGGDHSIAIGSVTGSARNADVGLVWFDAHGDFNTPTTSPSGNVHGMPLAALLGIGEFAGVEWANADGLREENVAIVGLRSVDEAERKAIRQSEVTAFTMSDIDEEGITDVVDEALDVATAGTDGIHVSLDLDWLDPREAPGVGTPVRGGVNYREAHSALETVAETDALRSLELVEVNPILDEQNETASLATELAASALGKRIL, encoded by the coding sequence ATGACGCGACCAACCCGAATCATCGGCGCGCCCATCGACTACGGGGCGAATCGACGCGGCGTGGACATGGGCCCGTCGGCCATCCGCTACGGCGGCCTCGCGGCGCAACTTGAGGACGCCGGCGCGGCCGTCGCCGACGACGGGGACGTCGCCGCGCCCCGCGCCGAGGAACGCGACCCGGAGGCCGAGAAACCGAGCGAAGGCCGGGCGAAGTTCCTCCGCGAGACGAAGGCGGTGTGTACGGCGCTGTCGGACCGCGTGGCCGAGACGCTCGCCGACGACGAACTACCCCTCGTCCTCGGCGGCGACCACTCCATCGCCATCGGGTCCGTCACCGGAAGCGCCCGGAACGCCGACGTCGGCCTCGTCTGGTTCGACGCCCACGGCGACTTCAACACACCCACCACGTCGCCGTCGGGGAACGTCCACGGGATGCCGTTGGCCGCCCTCCTCGGAATCGGCGAGTTCGCGGGCGTCGAGTGGGCCAACGCCGACGGCCTCCGCGAGGAGAACGTCGCCATCGTCGGCCTTCGCTCCGTGGACGAGGCCGAACGGAAGGCGATTCGACAGAGCGAGGTGACCGCCTTCACGATGTCCGACATCGACGAGGAGGGAATCACCGACGTCGTCGATGAGGCTCTCGACGTCGCCACGGCGGGCACCGACGGCATCCACGTCAGCCTCGATTTGGACTGGCTCGACCCCCGGGAGGCGCCGGGCGTCGGGACGCCCGTCCGCGGCGGCGTCAACTACCGCGAGGCCCACTCCGCGTTGGAAACCGTCGCCGAGACGGACGCGCTCCGCTCTCTGGAACTCGTCGAGGTGAACCCCATCCTCGACGAACAGAACGAGACGGCGTCGCTTGCGACCGAACTCGCCGCCAGCGCACTCGGAAAGCGCATCCTGTAA
- the gyrA gene encoding DNA gyrase subunit A — protein MSSDAPDKFEPGAGIAADVETARIEQEMEQSYIDYAMSVIAGRALPDVRDGLKPVHRRILYAMHEAGITSRSSHRKSSSIVGETMGDYHPHGDSAIYDALARMAQDFSMRYPLVDGQGNFGSVDGDPPAAMRYTEARMASITEELLADIDKDTVDFQANYDDRKQEPAVLPSAFPNLLVNGSSGIAVGMSTNIPPHNLGEVIDATVHLIENPDCTVEDLMEHVKGPDFPTGANIVGRNAVHKAYKTGRGRIRVRAEFEVEDDDRIVITELPYQANKARLIERIADDVNEGKIEGIRDLRDESDRDGIRVVVELKRGANAEVVKNQLLEHHLESTFGVINLALVDGQPRVLTLKETLEEYLDHRREVVRRRSQYELDEAEDRAHILEGRLTALDNIDAVVETIRNSESRDDAKAALRGEQTVEVDGEELPSFDFSEDQATHIVSMQLGSLTSMEAEEIRSEYEEVQERIDRLNQILSDASELDAVIEEELLDIREEYADERRTSFIEDTGSVTHEDLIAEEDVVVVVTEEDYIKRMSLDSFRAQRRGGKGIIGTELKEGDRVSSVFVASTHDYLLYFTNHGQVYQLKTYQIPEMGRTARGKSAVNLLDLDDGEQITAVVNCADIEDETDKYLTMVTREGYIKRTHVENFQNILSTGIIATTLDDGDELADVEVTDGERDIVIATRGGMSIRFHEDEVRPMGRSARGVRGINLEGEDKVAGVAAVDEDIHNWVLTVTENGYGKRTDIENYRPQSRNGKGLIDIKTNERNGPVCAMETVGDGDHLFVMSSEGQIVRTPVEDVSTVGRNTMGVIVMDLAEGDAVASVDVYNEARSTAVDADADADAEADESAPDAATDGELAAEELREADDGELAAEALEDGEPDSE, from the coding sequence ATGAGTTCCGACGCACCAGACAAATTTGAACCGGGCGCGGGCATCGCCGCCGACGTGGAGACGGCCCGCATCGAACAGGAGATGGAACAGTCGTACATCGACTACGCGATGTCCGTCATCGCGGGGCGGGCGCTACCGGACGTCCGCGACGGCCTCAAGCCCGTCCACCGACGCATCCTCTATGCGATGCACGAGGCGGGCATCACCTCCCGGTCCTCGCACCGGAAGTCCTCGTCCATCGTGGGCGAGACGATGGGTGACTACCACCCCCACGGCGACTCCGCCATCTACGACGCCCTCGCGCGCATGGCGCAGGACTTCTCGATGCGCTACCCCCTCGTGGACGGGCAGGGGAACTTCGGCTCCGTGGACGGTGACCCGCCGGCCGCCATGCGGTACACGGAGGCGCGGATGGCCTCCATCACGGAGGAACTGCTCGCGGACATCGACAAGGACACCGTCGACTTCCAAGCGAACTACGACGACCGCAAACAGGAACCGGCGGTGCTCCCTTCGGCGTTCCCGAACCTGCTCGTCAACGGTTCGTCCGGCATCGCCGTCGGGATGTCCACGAACATCCCGCCGCACAACCTCGGGGAGGTCATCGACGCGACGGTCCACCTCATCGAGAACCCCGACTGTACGGTCGAGGACCTGATGGAGCACGTCAAAGGCCCCGACTTCCCGACAGGCGCGAACATCGTCGGCCGAAACGCCGTCCACAAGGCGTACAAGACCGGCCGCGGGCGCATCCGCGTCCGCGCCGAGTTCGAAGTCGAGGACGACGACCGCATCGTCATCACGGAGCTACCGTATCAGGCGAACAAGGCGCGCCTCATCGAACGCATCGCCGACGACGTAAACGAGGGCAAGATAGAGGGCATCCGCGACCTGCGCGACGAGTCCGACCGCGACGGCATCCGCGTCGTCGTCGAACTCAAGCGCGGCGCGAACGCCGAAGTGGTGAAGAACCAACTGTTGGAACACCACCTCGAATCCACGTTCGGCGTCATCAACCTCGCCCTCGTGGACGGTCAACCCCGGGTTCTCACGCTGAAAGAGACCTTAGAGGAGTACCTCGACCACCGGCGAGAGGTCGTGCGTCGGCGCTCGCAGTACGAACTCGACGAGGCCGAGGACAGAGCGCACATCCTCGAAGGCCGACTGACCGCGCTCGACAACATCGACGCGGTGGTCGAGACCATCCGCAACTCCGAGAGCCGCGACGACGCGAAGGCCGCACTCCGCGGCGAACAGACCGTCGAAGTCGACGGCGAGGAACTGCCGTCGTTCGACTTCTCCGAGGACCAAGCGACCCACATCGTCTCGATGCAGCTCGGTTCGCTCACCTCGATGGAAGCCGAGGAGATTCGCTCCGAGTACGAGGAGGTCCAAGAGCGCATCGACCGCCTGAACCAGATTCTCTCGGACGCGTCGGAGCTCGACGCGGTCATCGAGGAGGAACTCCTCGACATCAGAGAGGAGTACGCCGACGAGCGTCGCACCTCGTTCATCGAGGACACCGGCAGCGTCACCCACGAGGACCTCATCGCCGAGGAGGACGTCGTCGTCGTCGTCACCGAGGAGGACTACATCAAGCGGATGTCCCTCGACAGCTTCCGCGCGCAACGCCGCGGCGGGAAGGGCATCATCGGCACCGAACTGAAGGAGGGCGACCGGGTGTCGTCGGTGTTCGTCGCGAGCACCCACGACTACCTGCTGTACTTCACGAACCACGGGCAGGTGTACCAGCTGAAGACGTACCAGATACCCGAGATGGGCCGGACCGCCCGCGGGAAGTCCGCGGTGAACCTGCTCGACTTGGACGACGGCGAGCAGATTACCGCCGTCGTCAACTGCGCCGACATCGAAGACGAGACGGACAAGTACCTCACGATGGTCACCCGCGAGGGGTACATCAAGCGGACGCACGTCGAGAACTTCCAGAACATCCTCTCGACGGGCATCATCGCCACCACGTTGGACGACGGCGACGAACTCGCCGACGTGGAGGTGACCGACGGCGAACGCGACATCGTCATCGCCACCCGCGGGGGGATGTCCATCCGCTTCCACGAGGACGAGGTTCGCCCGATGGGTCGGTCCGCCCGCGGCGTCCGGGGCATCAACCTCGAAGGCGAAGACAAGGTGGCGGGCGTCGCCGCCGTGGACGAGGACATCCACAACTGGGTGCTCACCGTCACCGAGAACGGGTACGGGAAGCGGACGGACATCGAGAACTACCGGCCGCAGTCCCGCAACGGGAAGGGCCTGATAGACATCAAGACGAACGAGCGGAACGGCCCCGTCTGCGCGATGGAGACCGTCGGCGACGGCGACCACCTGTTCGTCATGAGTTCCGAGGGCCAAATCGTCCGGACGCCCGTCGAGGACGTCTCCACCGTCGGGCGGAACACGATGGGCGTCATCGTGATGGACTTAGCCGAGGGCGACGCCGTCGCGTCCGTCGACGTGTACAACGAGGCGCGTTCGACCGCCGTGGACGCCGACGCGGACGCCGACGCCGAGGCGGACGAGTCCGCCCCCGACGCGGCGACGGACGGCGAACTCGCCGCCGAGGAACTCCGCGAGGCGGACGACGGCGAACTCGCCGCCGAGGCTCTCGAAGACGGCGAACCCGACTCCGAGTAA
- the gyrB gene encoding DNA topoisomerase (ATP-hydrolyzing) subunit B — MSRESEYGAGQIQVLEGLEAVRKRPAMYIGSTDSRGLHHLVYEVVDNSIDEALAGYCDEIEVAVNDDGSVSVTDNGRGIPVDTHEQYDRPAVEVIMTVLHAGGKFDNKSYQVSGGLHGVGVSVVNALSQRLEVEIKRDGAVWTHEFDHGEPVADAFERVRDLEPDEDTGTTIRFWPDDDIFETTDFDFSTLENRLRELAFLNSGVRIALRDEVADEASSFRYDGGIREFVGYLNETKTLLHDDVIYYDDEEQNIEVEVAMQATEELQGSIHAFANNINTREGGTHLTGFKTALTRVVNDYAKKNNLLDDLDSLKGEDVREGLTAVISVKHPDPQFEGQTKTKLGNSEVRGIVESVTHEQLGTYFEENPGTAQAIVMKAVEAAKARKAAKKAEELTRRKSALESTALPGKLADCQSRDPEESELVIVEGDSAGGSAKQGRDRRFQAILPLKGKILNVEKHRLDRVLENNEVRSLITAIGAGVGEEFDIEDARYHRIILMTDADVDGAHIRTLLLTLLYRHMRPLLEAGYVYAAKPPLYRVRYRGETYDAMTEAERDRIIEEKCDGNPTQVQRFKGLGEMNPDQLWDTTMNPENRVLKQISIEDAAAADRMFNILMGDAVEPRKQFIKEHATDAEWVDI, encoded by the coding sequence ATGTCACGAGAAAGCGAGTACGGGGCCGGGCAAATTCAGGTCCTCGAAGGCCTAGAAGCCGTCCGAAAACGTCCGGCGATGTACATCGGGTCCACGGACTCACGGGGTCTCCACCACCTCGTGTACGAAGTCGTGGACAACTCCATCGACGAGGCCCTCGCGGGATACTGCGACGAGATCGAAGTCGCAGTGAACGACGACGGGTCCGTCTCTGTCACAGACAACGGCCGCGGCATTCCGGTCGATACGCACGAACAGTACGACCGGCCCGCGGTCGAAGTCATCATGACCGTCCTCCACGCGGGCGGGAAGTTCGACAACAAGTCGTACCAAGTATCCGGCGGCCTCCACGGCGTCGGCGTCTCCGTCGTCAACGCCCTCTCTCAGCGGTTGGAGGTCGAGATAAAGCGAGACGGCGCGGTCTGGACGCACGAGTTCGACCACGGCGAACCCGTGGCCGACGCCTTCGAACGCGTCCGCGACCTCGAACCCGACGAGGACACCGGGACGACGATTCGGTTCTGGCCCGACGACGACATCTTCGAGACGACTGACTTCGACTTCTCGACGCTGGAGAACCGCCTCCGGGAACTGGCGTTTCTCAACTCCGGCGTCCGAATCGCTCTCCGGGACGAAGTGGCCGACGAGGCGAGCAGTTTCCGATACGACGGCGGCATCCGGGAGTTCGTCGGCTACCTCAACGAGACGAAGACCCTTCTCCACGACGACGTCATCTACTACGACGACGAGGAGCAGAACATCGAAGTCGAGGTGGCGATGCAGGCGACCGAGGAACTGCAGGGCTCCATCCACGCCTTCGCCAACAACATCAACACCCGCGAGGGAGGCACCCACCTCACGGGCTTCAAGACGGCGCTCACCCGCGTCGTCAACGACTACGCGAAGAAGAACAACCTGCTCGACGACCTCGACTCCCTGAAGGGCGAGGACGTCCGCGAGGGTCTGACCGCGGTCATCTCCGTAAAGCACCCCGACCCGCAGTTCGAGGGGCAGACGAAGACGAAGCTCGGCAACAGCGAAGTCCGAGGCATCGTCGAGTCCGTCACCCACGAACAGCTCGGGACGTACTTCGAGGAGAATCCGGGCACGGCCCAAGCTATCGTCATGAAGGCCGTCGAGGCGGCGAAGGCGCGCAAGGCCGCAAAGAAGGCCGAGGAGCTGACGCGCCGGAAGTCCGCGCTCGAATCGACGGCGCTGCCGGGCAAACTCGCCGACTGCCAGTCTCGGGACCCCGAGGAGTCCGAACTCGTCATCGTCGAGGGTGACTCCGCGGGCGGGTCCGCGAAACAGGGCCGCGACCGGCGGTTCCAAGCCATCCTCCCCCTGAAGGGGAAGATTCTGAACGTCGAGAAACACCGACTCGACCGGGTGCTGGAGAACAACGAGGTGCGCTCTCTCATCACCGCCATCGGGGCGGGCGTCGGCGAGGAGTTCGACATCGAGGACGCGCGGTACCACCGCATCATCCTGATGACGGACGCCGACGTCGACGGCGCGCACATCCGGACGCTTCTGTTGACCCTCCTCTATCGTCACATGCGGCCGCTTCTGGAAGCGGGCTACGTCTACGCGGCGAAACCGCCGCTCTACCGGGTTCGCTACCGCGGCGAGACGTACGACGCGATGACCGAGGCCGAACGCGACCGGATAATCGAAGAGAAGTGCGACGGCAACCCGACGCAGGTCCAGCGGTTCAAAGGTCTCGGCGAGATGAACCCCGACCAGCTGTGGGACACGACGATGAACCCCGAAAACAGGGTTCTCAAGCAGATAAGCATCGAAGACGCCGCCGCCGCAGACCGGATGTTCAACATCCTGATGGGCGACGCCGTCGAACCGCGAAAGCAGTTCATCAAAGAGCACGCCACCGACGCCGAGTGGGTGGACATCTAA
- a CDS encoding DNA topoisomerase VI subunit B has translation MTSFQSTLGEESGIAEELAESQRAISIAEFFEKNKHMLGFDSGARGMVTAVKEAVDNALDATEEAGIMPDISIEIRESGDYYTLVVEDNGPGITREQIPKVFGKLLYGSRFHAREQSRGQQGIGISAAVLYAQLTSGKPAKITSRTQGAETAQYFELIIDTDTNEPEIQVEKELSPAESDLSPTHGTRIEVEMEANMRARQQLHNYVKNTAVVNPHARLVLDEPGLDEPRQYERVEGASLPAETEEIRPHPHGVELGTLIKMLGATESYSVSGFLQEEFTRVGAKTAGKVLDSFRDRHFGREMAWGAPEPGAELETDLETAIEDAVANKGAAATSAFAGRVADTLRNRDRTAYFELESIVSTVADDIGEKHGVTFGETVQENAVDAAWEVLTADVTPDLYGLVDDATSTRKDDRTVEGLATRLGEKFTDGPARHRATRTQVREYVDRSADVLVSANDDITIGETARENVAEAVWKVMRTVPDEVPKISEVAESRDTASELLEAMRETDILAPPTNCLSPITAELVEAGLRKEYDADFYAAATRDAEVHGGDPFIVEAGIAYGGELEDGGSVDLLRFANRVPLVYQRGACATTDVVKRIGWRNYGLDQPGGSGMPNGPAVIMVHVASTNVPFTSESKDALANIPEIEDEIELAIREAARDLKSYLNKRRSMQKRRKKQDVLGKILPEMADKLSEVTGRERPNIDGALARIMNNVGVERVVSDDTVTLSVENHSDRTEEPDITEIVSAEPADVPDEATVVDLDGEWFVKWNPSVPAGETVELTYTVASDASFDINVDGVETEKLTVNT, from the coding sequence ATGACCTCGTTCCAGTCGACGCTCGGCGAGGAGTCGGGGATCGCCGAGGAGCTGGCGGAGAGCCAGCGGGCCATCTCCATCGCCGAGTTCTTCGAGAAGAACAAGCACATGCTCGGCTTCGACTCGGGCGCTCGGGGGATGGTCACCGCCGTCAAGGAAGCGGTGGACAACGCCCTCGACGCGACCGAAGAAGCCGGAATCATGCCCGACATCTCGATCGAGATACGCGAGTCGGGCGACTACTACACGCTCGTCGTCGAAGACAACGGGCCGGGGATCACGAGAGAGCAGATTCCGAAGGTCTTCGGGAAGCTCCTCTACGGCTCTCGCTTCCACGCGCGCGAACAGTCACGCGGACAGCAGGGTATCGGTATCTCCGCGGCGGTCCTCTACGCCCAGCTCACCTCCGGCAAACCCGCAAAGATCACGAGTCGGACGCAGGGTGCCGAGACGGCGCAGTACTTCGAGCTCATCATCGACACGGACACGAACGAACCCGAGATTCAGGTCGAAAAGGAGCTCTCTCCCGCCGAATCTGACCTCTCGCCGACCCACGGCACGCGAATCGAAGTCGAGATGGAGGCGAACATGCGCGCCCGCCAGCAGCTCCACAACTACGTGAAGAACACGGCGGTCGTCAACCCTCACGCGCGACTCGTCCTCGACGAACCGGGACTCGACGAACCCCGACAGTACGAACGCGTCGAGGGCGCGAGCCTCCCCGCCGAAACCGAGGAGATTCGACCCCACCCCCACGGGGTCGAACTCGGGACGCTCATCAAGATGCTCGGCGCGACGGAGTCGTACTCCGTCTCGGGCTTCCTGCAGGAGGAGTTCACCCGCGTCGGCGCGAAGACCGCCGGGAAGGTGCTCGATAGCTTCCGCGACCGGCACTTCGGCCGGGAGATGGCGTGGGGCGCGCCCGAACCGGGAGCCGAACTCGAGACCGACCTCGAAACCGCAATCGAGGACGCCGTCGCCAACAAGGGCGCGGCGGCCACCTCAGCGTTCGCCGGCCGCGTCGCCGACACCCTCCGAAACCGCGACCGGACGGCGTACTTCGAGCTCGAATCCATCGTCTCCACCGTCGCGGACGATATCGGCGAGAAACACGGCGTCACCTTCGGCGAGACGGTGCAGGAGAACGCCGTCGACGCGGCGTGGGAGGTTCTCACCGCCGACGTGACGCCCGACCTCTACGGCCTCGTCGACGACGCGACGAGCACCCGGAAGGACGACCGGACGGTCGAGGGCCTCGCGACGCGCCTCGGCGAGAAGTTCACGGACGGCCCCGCCCGACACCGCGCGACGCGGACGCAGGTCCGCGAGTACGTCGACCGGTCGGCGGACGTGCTCGTCTCCGCGAACGACGACATCACCATCGGCGAGACGGCCCGCGAAAACGTCGCGGAGGCCGTCTGGAAGGTGATGCGCACCGTCCCCGACGAGGTGCCGAAGATATCCGAGGTGGCCGAAAGCAGGGACACCGCCTCCGAACTGCTGGAGGCGATGCGCGAGACGGACATCCTCGCGCCGCCGACGAACTGCCTGTCGCCCATCACCGCCGAACTCGTCGAGGCCGGCCTCCGGAAGGAGTACGACGCCGACTTCTACGCCGCGGCGACCCGCGACGCGGAAGTCCACGGCGGCGACCCGTTCATCGTCGAGGCGGGCATCGCCTACGGGGGCGAACTGGAGGACGGCGGGTCGGTGGACCTGCTCCGCTTCGCGAACCGCGTCCCCCTCGTCTACCAGCGAGGGGCCTGCGCCACGACGGACGTGGTAAAGCGCATCGGCTGGCGGAACTACGGCCTCGACCAACCCGGCGGGTCCGGGATGCCGAACGGCCCGGCGGTCATCATGGTCCACGTCGCCTCCACGAACGTCCCGTTCACGAGCGAATCGAAGGACGCACTCGCGAACATCCCGGAGATAGAAGACGAGATAGAGCTCGCCATCCGGGAGGCCGCCCGCGACCTGAAGTCCTACCTCAACAAGCGGCGGTCGATGCAGAAGCGCCGGAAGAAACAGGACGTCCTCGGGAAGATTCTGCCCGAGATGGCCGACAAGCTCTCGGAGGTGACGGGCCGGGAACGGCCGAACATCGACGGCGCGTTGGCGCGCATCATGAACAACGTCGGCGTCGAACGCGTCGTCTCCGACGACACCGTCACCCTGAGCGTCGAGAACCACTCCGACCGCACGGAGGAACCGGACATCACCGAAATCGTCTCCGCGGAACCGGCGGACGTGCCCGACGAGGCAACCGTCGTGGACTTAGACGGCGAGTGGTTCGTCAAGTGGAACCCCTCCGTCCCCGCCGGGGAGACGGTCGAACTCACCTACACCGTCGCATCGGACGCGTCGTTCGACATCAACGTCGACGGCGTCGAGACGGAGAAACTGACCGTTAACACGTAA
- a CDS encoding DNA topoisomerase IV subunit A: MSTKSDDELARERLIDLAVEFYDQFEEGDIPHMDIPTRTKSNIVFDEDSKVWVYGDRKSTRSANSVRGARKLLKATYAIEFLVRQLEEDRSSTLRELYYLSESWDAEEAHFNDQDESNQLIEDLEIVSKVTREDFHMRPEESGATLMGPLELREQTRRGEREIHCQLDVGEGGYQIPNNPDTIEFLDHDIDFILCVETGGMRDRLIENGFDDQYNCLVVHLKGQPARATRRITKRLHDELDLPVVVFTDGDPWSYRIYGSVAYGSIKSAHLSEYLATPEAQFIGIQPEDIVEYDLPTDPLSDSDVNALQSELDDPRFQSDYWTEQIELQLDIEKKAEQQALASRGLDFVTDEYLPTRLDEMGVL; this comes from the coding sequence ATGAGCACGAAATCAGACGACGAACTCGCGCGCGAACGTCTCATCGACCTCGCGGTGGAGTTCTACGACCAGTTCGAGGAGGGGGACATCCCCCACATGGACATCCCCACGCGGACGAAGAGCAACATCGTCTTCGACGAGGACTCGAAGGTGTGGGTGTACGGCGACCGCAAATCGACGCGCTCTGCGAACAGCGTTCGCGGGGCGCGGAAGTTGCTGAAGGCGACGTACGCCATCGAGTTCCTCGTCCGCCAACTCGAAGAGGACCGCTCTTCGACCCTGCGTGAACTCTACTACCTCTCCGAGTCGTGGGACGCAGAGGAGGCGCACTTCAACGACCAAGACGAGTCGAATCAGCTGATAGAGGACCTCGAAATCGTCTCGAAGGTCACCCGCGAGGACTTCCACATGCGCCCCGAGGAGTCCGGGGCGACGCTCATGGGTCCGCTCGAACTCCGCGAGCAGACCCGCCGCGGCGAACGCGAGATTCACTGCCAACTTGACGTCGGCGAGGGGGGCTACCAGATTCCGAACAACCCCGACACCATCGAGTTCCTCGACCACGACATCGACTTCATCCTCTGCGTGGAGACCGGCGGGATGCGCGACCGGCTCATCGAGAACGGCTTCGACGACCAGTACAACTGTCTCGTCGTCCACCTGAAGGGGCAACCCGCCCGCGCGACGCGCCGCATCACCAAGCGCCTCCACGACGAACTCGACCTGCCCGTGGTGGTCTTCACCGACGGCGACCCGTGGTCGTACCGCATCTACGGGTCCGTCGCCTACGGGTCCATCAAGTCGGCGCACCTCTCCGAGTACCTCGCGACGCCCGAGGCGCAGTTCATCGGCATCCAACCCGAGGACATCGTGGAGTACGACCTGCCGACGGACCCCCTCTCGGACTCGGACGTGAACGCGCTCCAGTCGGAACTCGACGACCCGCGCTTCCAGTCCGACTACTGGACCGAGCAGATAGAGCTCCAACTCGACATCGAGAAGAAGGCCGAACAGCAGGCGCTGGCCTCTCGGGGGCTTGACTTCGTGACCGACGAGTACCTGCCCACTCGACTCGACGAGATGGGCGTCCTCTGA